The genomic DNA GATTTCGATTTggacatatatacatacatatatgcaaaACTGTCTTTAGAATTCCTTACAGAGTTTTAGAGCTGTCCACGCTTTTGAagccatgcatgcatgcccaTTTTCCAGATACAAGCACATACATATCTTCGTGCAATAATGTGAGCATCGGCGGCAAGCGCcggtatgcatgcatgtttcCGTCAGCTGTAACTTCGTCCAGTGTCGCTTGTGTTTCGCCTGTGCTCGTCTGCGGGGGCCGCGTGGTCGGGTTTTCGCTGTCTGGggctttctccttttcccgaTGATCTTGTGTAGCTTTTGTCTCAAAGCATGactttcttcgtcctcgcacCTTGTAATTATGTGTCACGACAGACCGAAGGTCCCCAAAGTAGCTGAACAAACTTCGCAGTTCCTCCTGCATGCAGGTCAGAGCTCATCAACAAAAACGGAAGGACGCAAACAGTTTCGCTCGACAAATGCACTCATGTACAAGCACATATGCACGtgcgtatatgtgtatgtgggCCTGTCAGTGCACTTATAAGCGCGTGCACTGGCATACATATGCCATACATATGTGCACATAGACATGCATACATTCATGTATAGCTATACATAGACgaagatatatacatatatctatatatacacgaGCGCCGATACGGTGAAGGTTGGTCGTTCCTTGTAGCTCCTCCAATTTACCTTTGTTGCGTCAGCTGGGACATTTGCCAGGAAAATGGAGCCGTTGCACGACTTTGTTACTCTgacaaaaaaaagagagaaaagagagacagatcaGCGGGGCATCTGTCGCGTTCAATCCATCTGCTCCGTTTGGTTCACGGCCAGTCTGATGCACTTTTTCACACAGATCTcattctttcttcgtttgtCCATTTCCGGTAGGCGACGCCCTGCCCGTTCTGAAAGAACGACTCGGGAAACAGACTCTGACAAAAGGGCGAGATCGAGCCGGAAAGGAACACGAAGAGCCGCTCGgacccgagagagaagcacacaAAATGCCTGAAGACATGTCGCCGCTCGAAAACATCTCGCCCAAAAGCAACACTCGGAACGTACTGTCTGTGGCTGGGAGACACATACACCCGCCGCCCCATGAGACCGTAGGCGGCGCCCTGAGTCTGCAGATAACAAACACGCACAAAAGGGCTGCACTCTACGTCGGTCATAAAAAGAAAAGAATTCGGGCCGTACCAAccggaaggaaaacgaaaaacacaTCAGTTTCCAATGACAGAGAAAGGTGccattatatatatatatatatatatatatatatatatatattgatatatatatgagggTCTGACTGCGGCTATATCCCTGTCCACTTGTGTATCTTTATAAATAGACAAACCTGCACATTCAAATGCACGCTTCTCCAAATGTATGCATATCTAGATGAATAAATTCCTTCACcacctctccctctgtctttaTGTCTTCGTGTCTGTGTGTATCTTTGTGcctcgctctgtttctccagaCACACACTAGATGCTTCTTTGTATTTTACTAGGTTGACTCGCGACCAGATACAGCCCACGAAGAATcgagacggcgccggcgtTGTTTTCTGACCTGAATGACTTGGAGAGCTCGTGTGGCGGCCTCGAGGCTCGAGtagcgaagaaaagcaaagccGAGGCACCGGTTGTATCTGCTTTTCGCATCCTTTACAACCTgtgacgcgagagacaccgcagcgTGCGCGGACTTTTCCATTGTACACTGTTTGTactctccgttctttccaCAGTGTTCTCTCCACGGAGCTTAGCGGCGATTCAGACTGTCGCCATCCTCGCCTACTCCCTCACCAACGCGTTCGCAGCGGTTGCCAGCGTTCCTGTGTCTTCGATATCGTTGATTAAAGCGTCTATGTGCCAATCCATGCATCCATCTACCTCTTTCTGGATAATCTCAGATAGATAGTCTGTACATTCAGACACTTGCATGTTCATCCGGCGGTTAGCCTAGCTGCTACGCGTGCTCCACCGAGCTACCAACTCCGCGCGCATGCCTGTGTAGATGTGAGCATATTAGCTGGAGCATCGCctgtgttttgttttttaGGCTGAAAAAGGCCGCCTTCCCCTGAGAAGGGGGGATTCCGCATGCGCAGTGCTTTTCCGATTTGCTTGACACCTCGACTCGGTATCGACATGCAGTCAGTTCATGTGGcaagctgagagagaaagctcAGCCCAACACACCTTGATAGAGCGTGGAGTCTCAGTTCCCAAAAGCTTCATCATCTCTAGCACGTCGGCATCCGTCGTTTCTGTCTCAAGAAAAAAGTTCGAtggcacacacagacacacgtgAAGGTCCAGCAATTGATGTACCTCTGCTTATCGCGATCCGATTCAATATATACGAATGCGTCGACTGAGGTACACGCATGTAGATATGGACATTCTATCAGCTGGCGCATCGAGCTGTCTACGCAAACCGTGTAGCACAAAAAGTGGACAAAAACGTACAGATGCAGTTTTGGAAAGGACAGAGCGTGAGACGCCTGCTTTTTCATGTGCCGGCTTACGCCCGGACCAGACGGAGGCTCCTCCCAGGACACAAATGTTTACACTCCAGACACGCTCTTGGCAACTGCGTGTGCACACATGTGAATGCATCTCTGCATGGACATGACCATTCTAAAGTAACCGGGGCACCAGTTTTGTCCAAGGAGAGGGGAGTTTGTTGGGAGGAGGGCAACGCAGCGGCGCACATACAAAGGCTCGCTATATCCTAAGCACGGGTATAATGTGGAACACAGCCACCAACGACGCTGcggtgtatatgcatgagtaCAGTTTTAGGTACATGCACATTCACAGCAGCGTCTGCGTAGatgttttctcgtctctctacCGGGGACGCATTGGAGAGGAAGCCATGAGCGATTGACGCGGAGAAGATGGGTTTTTGTGCGAGTTTCAGAAAGCGTACCTGGGGTAAGTCCAGCGATGTAGACATGGTACAGATCAACAGGAACCGGAGCAGCCCACGTGGCATGTGGTGATAGGTGAACGTGGCTGggcagtgcatgcacacatccaGCGAATGGCGTTCTCCTGCTGTTGCTTTTCCTCAGTGTGTCGGTTCTTAATTCGCTCGTGCATATGGAATACAATCAGGCTTCAGGGTTCGATGCAAGAAGCAGATGATTCTCGTGCGAAAGCACCACACGCGTATCAATTTAGTTTCGTGTACAGCAATACATTTAGAGGATACCTCCCCAGTAGCTCCCAACGTAAGCCTAGACAGTAAATATAAAAATAAATTGGTATACTGTGCAGCTGTCGCACAATCCATCGAGGGGAACGCCGCGACTGATGTTCTTATGTAAATGTGGATGCATTCTGCACATCGAGCCGTACTTGCAATGACTGAACTCGGTACAGAGTCATACCGCCAGAGAAAAATCATAAACTAAAGCACTGATCTCAAGCAGCCATACAGTGCCGTCGAAGCTCTCGTCcgttttcgcttcgtctGGAAGGGAGACGAACTAGACAGAAACCGTATCAGAATTTCCAGAGCCAGGCAGTCTTACGGCATAGATTCATACATGCATTGATGTAAATGCGGAAGTGTAGGCTTATTTGCATCTACGAGGGAACATCTGCATACAAGAAACGAAAGTTTTGCTTTACAAAGCCCGCTGCTATCCTGCGGTTAGTGGGGCGTAGCAAGAAAGGcatcgctgtctccgtttttgtcCGGGGCTCCATACATACAGTTGGCAAAAGGTTCTAAGTTGTAGACTagacgcgtttcctcgccatAGAGAAAAACCTCTGTCGCCGCGTCGAGGCCAAAGAAAAGCGTGGCATGACTCACTGAGAAGTTCCGGGCAAAACTGGCGTGGTTCCGAAGAACGCAAGCGCCGCTTGCATGAGTTTCGGAGAAGCAAAATCGATGACGGCATACGTGGTGTTTCCAGGTTTGGTCGGTCTTGCCACACGAATGTCACAGATAGAGAACGGGAGATCAAAGGCATCTGCATTCACCAGATGCCGAGGGTGAATgacgttttctgttttcctgcgcgtttctccaggTTGCAAGGTTTGCTCTTCTGTCGGAGGACCCGCCACGGggacgcagaaaaacggtGTCTCCCGCAGAAGCTTTGGAATTTCTTTGGTGAACAATTCCTCAATTCGCAGTTTCAGGGTCTCTGTGTCGAGATACATCGGCAGTTGCGTGACAAGAATACTGCGATACTCAGAAGCCGCGTCTTCGTCAGGTTTAACAAACGACGAAGCAGGTTTTGTGGAAGGTCTAGCTCCAGGCGGGTGTTGCTGGAGAGGCAGCGTGAGCGAGCCGTTTTCGTTTGATGCGCTGTCGAAATTTGCGACGTTTTCGTCGCAAAACATGGCATACGGAGCGGTAACGGCCTCATCTCCTTGCCACGAGATGGAGTCTTTAGCAGCATTTCGGAGTTGCTTTCGTGggggggaaagcgaagaTGTGGAACCGCTCCCTGGACCCTCGGAAGTCTCAGTGCTTCTGGGAAGGGGAACAAACATTGTGACTCCGATCGTAGGGAgaccagaggagagaagatggGACCTTCGGTGGACGAAAAAGCCAACTTCGTTCAGACAGACTTTCTCTGGGACAGGAAACGGCTCATCGCAACTGCTTTGCTCATCGCCTCTTTGGCTGCCCGCCGTTTCCGTGAAAGACCATCGGTGCTTCTCCGTGTTGAAAAccaaaaacgcgaaaacagaCTTCACACTGCCGGTGAGCCCGCTTTTCCAGGAAAATCCCAGACGCGACGGAAAACCTCTAAAAGAGCCTCTGTTCCACCGGAAAGGCAACTAAGAACCCGCTGTTCTCGCTAACACAACGAATGCAGCACTGGAACCCAGGCATCGTCACAGGAAAGGAATAAAGACGAGATACGAAACGCGAACTGTTTCCAGCTCAGGGGACAGGAACaaaacgtttttctctgtgaaCGAAAATCGCACTTGAAAACGCCGAAACACAGACTGAAGCTTctcgggagagaggacagaacaCAGGTAAAAGAGTTGAGAAAATCGGCTGATGTTCGCTTGAAACCAAGCAGGAGAAAGCCTTGCTCGGTGACTCTCAATCAGCACATAATGCCCTGTAAAACATGACATACAATAGACAAAGTTACACAGGCGAACGCGTTCCCTCCTTTACAAGAACGACAAGAGCAATGTACGAGTCAATGCTTGACAAAAAAAGCATCAAGGAACGCACGTTTTGTCGCGGAACGAATGAAGCACGCTTAGAATTCCAGTTGTTGGCTGTGAATGTGCTGGGAGAGTGTTTTTTGAGTAACAAGACCAAAGTTATCTAGCTGAAAGGGAGCTGGTTTCCATCAGCTAGAAATGAGAAAACAAAACCAACGGCCAGGAAAGCAAGTGAGTGTCGAATCATGAGTCTTGCGTACATGCCATATAGACAAGATGCATACATAAAACGCGTTTGACAGCGGCGAAACAGCGTCGATCCTTGCGACAGAAAATTGGGACGCACCAGAGCACCCATGCGCCGAGTAGTCGATGGACAAAGCACGACGGAAATGGAGAACGGTTTTTCATGGGGAGAGATAAACGCGTCAGCCAGTTTACACACCCGGCTTCACGATTTGGGCGTTTGTCTCTACTACATGCAGACGGTCGAAGCAGACATTTTCTAAACGGGAAGAGGCAACCCGCCCTGACAAAGGACATATTGCGAAAAGGTACGCCGCTCGAAATCTTTTAAATTTACTTTTCGCGTCTATGGTATTGGTCCTCTCCGCTTGACACATGCAACACAAAGAAAAACGCCACTGTACTGCAACTGCGATCAACCGACACaaagaaggggggggggaggggggaacCGATGGCGTGTTTGTCAGGGATCATAACTTTTTTTCCTcagtctctccctttcctcgcggaCTGCCCCaccagaaagaagcaaaTGCCCCAAAGTGAGCGTTCTTTTCCGCTGATATATGGAAACCTGTTGAGAGGACTTCGTCATACCGACGCGTCCAACGCGCAGTTCCGTGGTCATCCGaggtttctgtttttctccacgtttcttctgtcccgcTCAAAAACCGAAAAAGGCAAGCAGCTCGGGAACGTACGTCGCCTTTTCACAATTACCACGCCGAGATCTAAGTCGCTTACGGATCGAATGAAGGCGGGCATCTCCAATCAGTGTTAGGTGGCCTTGCTTAGGACCGTACACGACACCCGCAGCTCGGCACCCGTCGCAGAGCTATGCTGGTCTTAGCGCAGAGAGCAGACATTTACGTGCAAAACTAGATAAGCACACACATCCAGAGTTGTACACATGGCGGTAAACTTTCCGAGAGTTAGACATATACAAATCTCCTCCTCTGTAACCTGATTCCCAGCGACGAGCTTGGCGGCGCACCTCAAAACTGGAATCTGAACACATCGACAGGATGACAATTTCTGCTCGGGAAACCAACCTGCGTCGCCACCGCAAGTGTCAGTTGCGGTCTCTGTTATGCTAAAAGTGAAACGTTCAAATGCACATGGAAGATACACAAACGACTTGTCCCACTTTTTATATAGCGCAACATTCTCAGtcctttatatatatgtatatgcgtgtatacatatatatgtacctaTCTTTAGTTGCTCTGTGTAGCCATACAGATCCCTGCGTTTGGAAGAAAGTATGAAATTAAACGGATTTCTTGAGAAGAAAGTGTGCAATGCGCTGTGACAAGTGCGAGACCGACTATGACTGTGAACTTCTGTTGTGAGACAAAGACAAAACGCCCAAGAATTTTGCCCCACGTCGGTGTTTGTGGCCGTCGCTACTTCTGGTTTCTTCGGCAGTGTCATTGACAAAAAAACCTGTTCTGCTGGTTTCTTTTGTCCACCTTTTTGCTttgagaaacgcgagagaagcggattttggtttccctttctccgaAAAAATCGACAGCCGCTCCCACAGCGCCGCTGTTTGCTCTGTGACGCTGCTCATTTccgttgcatgcatgcgccgcctAAAAAACCGCTGTTTTCGCTCCTTTTgcgccgtttcttctcctccgttt from Neospora caninum Liverpool complete genome, chromosome VIII includes the following:
- a CDS encoding putative RNA recognition motif domain-containing protein, translated to MFVPLPRSTETSEGPGSGSTSSLSPPRKQLRNAAKDSISWQGDEAVTAPYAMFCDENVANFDSASNENGSLTLPLQQHPPGARPSTKPASSFVKPDEDAASEYRSILVTQLPMYLDTETLKLRIEELFTKEIPKLLRETPFFCVPVAGPPTEEQTLQPGETRRKTENVIHPRHLVNADAFDLPFSICDIRVARPTKPGNTTYAVIDFASPKLMQAALAFFGTTPVLPGTSHHVHLSPHATWAAPVPVDLYHVYIAGLTPETTDADVLEMMKLLGTETPRSIKVVKDAKSRYNRCLGFAFLRYSSLEAATRALQVIQTQGAAYGLMGRRVYVSPSHRQVTKSCNGSIFLANVPADATKRIAFLDFGSHESALAAITHMQGVVLRSHSLACAWSIRRHTTYQEEGIEEDDGNRQAEEVRYSSPCINRGFGLCCMRSLVRRQAFAYEAARALEPIVPRQRINRQTCESVSPKSEKKPSSGQEPESEESEFRSKAERELFWLSFYAADATVSSRKLIEAMNGTQPWNVPPGSKANNSR